AAAGTGGTTAGTTGAATCAGTTCCAAGTCCCAGCAATGGTATAACATTCTGTTCTGGTTCTTTAGGCCCAAATGAAGCTAATGATTTACCCCAAATCATCAGGAATCTTAGGGATCATATTCATTTTATTCACTTAAGAAATGTGCAACGAGAAGAAGGAAAAACATTCTTCGAAGCCAATCATCTTGAAGGAAGCGTTGATATGTTTGCGGTTATGCAAGCTTTGGTGGAAGAATCAAAAAGAAGAGAATCGGTTGGCAGAAAGGATGTTTCCATACCTTATCGCCCGGATCATGGACATCAAATGCTGGACGATTTGAACAAGGAAATACCCTTTCACGGATACTCTGCCATTGGGAGACTACGGGGTTTGTCGGAATTGAGAGGCCTGGAATTAGGGATAGAGAGGTCGGCATCATGAAGCAATCATTTATCCATGATGATTTTCTGCTCGAAACAGAAGTTGCGCGGAGGTTATATCATGAAGTAGCAAAACCACTGCCGATCATCGATTATCACAATCATCTCTCTCCAAAGGATATTGCCAGTAACCGAGCATTCGAAAATCTGACTCAGATTTGGCTAGAGGGTGACCACTACAAATGGAGAGCCATGAGGGCTGCTGGTATAGATGAACATTTCATCACTGGTGAGGCATCCGATAAAGAGAAATTTTTAAAATGGGCCGAAACGGTCCCCAAGACGCTTAGAAACCCTCTCTTCCATTGGACACATCTTGAATTGAAAAGATACTTCGGAATTGATGAGTTACTGACCCCTGAAAACGCAGCATCCATTTTTGATTCGACGAAGGATCAGCTGCAATCAGAAGAATTTGCCGTTCAGGGACTTTTAGACAAAATGAACGTCGAGGTGATTTGTACGACTGATGATCCCGTTGACAGTCTTGAATCGCATCGGGCATTCAAGGAAGGAAATCAATCACTAAAGCTCCTACCCACTTTTCGACCGGACAAATTCATGGAAGTAGAGGATTCGACGTTTTTTCTAGCCTACTTAAAAGAGATTGAAGAACAGTCGAATATTGAGATTACAAATCTGGATGATCTTTTAACTGCTATTAAACAAAGATATAACTATTTCGAATCTGTGGGTTGTATGCTTTCTGATCATGGGCTATCAAAAGTCCCAGCTGTGCCATTTACTAAGAATAAGGTCGAGTCAATTTTTCAAGATCTGCTAGCAGGAAAGGAATGCTCCCAGCAAGAAAAAGAGCAGTTTAAAGGTTTTCTCCTTCAACAATTTGCAATGCTGGATTATGATAAGAATTGGGTAATGCAGCTTCATATAGGCCCAATAAGAAATACGAATTCGAGGTTGCTAAGCCAAATTGGAAGGGATGCTGGGACAGACTCAATTGGAGATTTTCAGCATGCCGAGTCATTACAATTCTTCCTGGATCTCCTGGATAGCAGCAACAGTTTACCGAAGTCCATTTTGTATAATGTTAATCCCGCTGATAATGAAGTATTTGCTACCATGGCGGGTAATTTTAATGATGGGAGTGTTCCTGGGAAAATAC
This DNA window, taken from Balneola sp., encodes the following:
- a CDS encoding glucuronate isomerase, with amino-acid sequence MKQSFIHDDFLLETEVARRLYHEVAKPLPIIDYHNHLSPKDIASNRAFENLTQIWLEGDHYKWRAMRAAGIDEHFITGEASDKEKFLKWAETVPKTLRNPLFHWTHLELKRYFGIDELLTPENAASIFDSTKDQLQSEEFAVQGLLDKMNVEVICTTDDPVDSLESHRAFKEGNQSLKLLPTFRPDKFMEVEDSTFFLAYLKEIEEQSNIEITNLDDLLTAIKQRYNYFESVGCMLSDHGLSKVPAVPFTKNKVESIFQDLLAGKECSQQEKEQFKGFLLQQFAMLDYDKNWVMQLHIGPIRNTNSRLLSQIGRDAGTDSIGDFQHAESLQFFLDLLDSSNSLPKSILYNVNPADNEVFATMAGNFNDGSVPGKIQWGSAWWFLDQLDGMTNQINTLSNIGLLSTFIGMLTDSRSFLSFPRHEYFRRLLCSLIGHDVEKGLLPNDESLLSELVGNVCYFNAKKYFGF